A genome region from Clostridium sp. JN-9 includes the following:
- a CDS encoding 4Fe-4S dicluster domain-containing protein → MENKVPFFTEAIKNFFKSPVTNKYPDVPVVAPKNYRGKIKYDPDLCVGCGMCIRVCSPGAITKTVEKEDDGQKITMTFNLGSCTYCGFCADFCAKKAIKLTQDYHLVITDKKDLIESGSFIKKLPPKPAAKAVSK, encoded by the coding sequence TTGGAGAATAAGGTGCCTTTTTTTACAGAAGCAATAAAAAATTTTTTTAAATCGCCAGTAACCAATAAATATCCTGATGTGCCAGTAGTGGCTCCAAAAAACTACAGGGGTAAGATAAAATATGATCCTGACCTTTGTGTTGGGTGCGGAATGTGCATCAGAGTATGCTCACCAGGAGCCATTACTAAAACCGTTGAAAAGGAAGATGATGGGCAGAAGATTACCATGACTTTTAATTTGGGATCATGCACCTATTGTGGATTTTGTGCGGATTTCTGCGCAAAAAAGGCAATAAAATTAACTCAGGATTATCATCTTGTAATAACTGATAAAAAGGATTTAATTGAATCAGGATCATTTATTAAAAAGCTGCCGCCTAAACCAGCAGCAAAAGCAGTTTCAAAATAA
- the nuoB gene encoding NADH-quinone oxidoreductase subunit NuoB, giving the protein MVEKLIDISREKSPWIYHLNTGSCNGCDIELVALFGPKYDVERFGLKLTGTPRHADIVVVTGPVTSQSRDRMLRVLSQVSDPKVIVSLGSCPISCNVFKGSYSIDGPLDKWTKVDVSVGGCPPKPEAMIDGILQAVKILKEKRGNIIGE; this is encoded by the coding sequence TTGGTTGAAAAGTTAATTGATATAAGCAGGGAAAAATCTCCATGGATATATCATTTAAATACAGGCTCCTGTAATGGCTGTGACATAGAGTTAGTAGCTTTATTTGGACCAAAATATGATGTGGAAAGGTTTGGATTAAAGCTTACAGGAACACCAAGACATGCAGATATTGTTGTGGTAACGGGCCCTGTAACATCACAATCAAGAGATAGAATGCTGAGAGTATTATCACAGGTTTCAGACCCTAAAGTGATAGTTTCACTTGGATCATGCCCAATTTCATGTAATGTATTTAAGGGAAGTTATTCAATTGATGGCCCTTTAGATAAATGGACAAAAGTTGACGTTTCAGTAGGCGGATGTCCACCTAAGCCGGAAGCTATGATAGATGGAATTTTACAAGCTGTGAAAATTTTAAAAGAGAAAAGGGGTAATATAATTGGAGAATAA
- the deoC gene encoding deoxyribose-phosphate aldolase, with protein MKKEQLAKYIDHTILKADATTEKVEQICKEALENNFASVCINSCNVPMAAKLLKNSSVKVCTVIGFPLGAVSTAVKAFETEDAIKNGAHEVDMVINVGRLKDKNYEYVKQDIKAVVNAASGKALTKVIIETCLLTDEEKVTACKLAKEAGADFVKTSTGFSTGGATAKDIKLMRETVGNDMGVKASGGIHSYGDAMAMIENGASRIGASASIAICSAAEK; from the coding sequence ATGAAAAAGGAACAATTAGCAAAGTACATTGATCATACAATATTAAAGGCAGATGCAACTACTGAAAAAGTAGAACAGATATGCAAAGAAGCACTGGAAAATAATTTTGCATCAGTTTGCATTAATTCATGTAATGTACCTATGGCAGCAAAACTTTTAAAGAATAGTTCAGTAAAGGTTTGTACTGTAATAGGATTCCCTTTAGGAGCAGTATCAACTGCTGTAAAAGCATTTGAAACTGAAGATGCCATTAAAAACGGCGCCCATGAAGTAGATATGGTTATAAATGTGGGAAGACTAAAGGATAAGAATTATGAATATGTTAAGCAGGACATTAAAGCCGTAGTTAATGCTGCATCAGGCAAAGCCTTAACAAAAGTAATAATTGAAACATGTCTTCTAACAGACGAGGAAAAAGTTACGGCATGTAAATTAGCCAAAGAGGCAGGAGCAGATTTTGTAAAAACATCCACTGGGTTCTCAACTGGCGGAGCTACTGCAAAAGACATCAAATTAATGAGAGAAACCGTAGGAAATGACATGGGAGTTAAAGCTTCAGGCGGAATACACAGCTATGGGGATGCTATGGCTATGATTGAAAATGGAGCTTCAAGAATAGGAGCATCAGCTTCTATAGCTATTTGCTCAGCTGCTGAAAAATAA
- a CDS encoding proton-conducting transporter membrane subunit — MTGYVSNLPIIAIIVPFISAFLVGLLGDKAKFTKIQRAIAVLAALVSFTAILMLIKPVFFDHKIVTYWMGNWAPEKQWAIGIGLEVDSLSLFVALIISAACVLSSIYSIRYMEEDTGLDKYYVLFLLLTGSMIGFVLTGDIFNMYVMLEIMTFSAISLTAFRNNLPKAVEAGFKYIVTGSIGSSFILLGTILIYAQVHTLNLAQIAASLHNNYTPVTIFALALLLTGYAVKAFLVPCHTWPPDAHMSAPSSISMLLSGIMSKTGVYAIIRILFMLYQSAGNYKIEFLIITWGTITMLVGVSMALLQTDFKRLLAFHSVSQIGYIITAIGVGLAADKSVAVLGTMGGLYHMFNHATFKSLLFLCAGAVLYTTGTTDLTKLGGLAKKMPFTAAVFLIGALSISGIPPFNGFVSKWLIYQATYEAGYAPVTIIALLVSVMTLASFVKVAQSVFFGQMPKEMDNVKEIPMLMRIPMGILALICIISGIAPGAVSNYIIEPAAYAVYNIGDYIDVMFTKGYAAKMFNKVIPVPKMDYALAGYWKPEAWLALFFVILIGFIFAASLNLKSTRINMVESGNEHDDRYSSFTGGEKDEFNQIGAHDLFWGFKHELRGYFGFMHNIHSGVVNDYALWVVATLAFLSIYLFAVL; from the coding sequence ATGACAGGTTATGTTAGTAATCTCCCTATAATTGCTATAATTGTTCCATTTATATCGGCTTTTCTGGTGGGGTTATTAGGAGATAAGGCTAAATTCACTAAAATACAGAGGGCAATAGCTGTACTTGCTGCTTTAGTATCTTTTACAGCCATATTAATGCTTATTAAACCCGTTTTTTTTGACCATAAAATAGTAACTTACTGGATGGGCAACTGGGCCCCTGAAAAGCAGTGGGCAATTGGAATCGGCCTTGAAGTGGATTCACTGAGCTTATTTGTAGCTCTTATTATATCTGCTGCATGTGTCTTATCCAGCATTTATTCAATAAGATACATGGAAGAGGATACTGGATTAGATAAATATTATGTATTGTTTCTGCTTTTAACTGGAAGCATGATTGGCTTTGTGCTTACAGGAGATATATTTAATATGTATGTAATGCTGGAGATTATGACTTTTTCTGCTATAAGTCTTACAGCATTTAGAAATAATCTCCCCAAGGCTGTGGAAGCAGGATTTAAATATATAGTAACTGGATCCATAGGATCATCTTTTATTTTGCTTGGCACTATACTGATTTATGCCCAGGTACATACTTTAAACTTAGCACAAATTGCAGCCTCTCTTCATAATAACTATACACCGGTTACAATTTTTGCACTGGCTCTATTATTAACAGGATATGCAGTAAAGGCATTTCTGGTACCCTGCCATACATGGCCTCCTGATGCTCATATGTCAGCACCTTCATCAATTTCCATGCTTTTATCAGGTATCATGAGCAAAACAGGAGTTTATGCAATTATAAGAATTTTATTTATGCTGTATCAAAGTGCTGGAAACTACAAAATTGAATTTTTAATAATAACCTGGGGTACCATTACAATGCTTGTTGGAGTTTCAATGGCACTGCTTCAGACTGATTTTAAGAGACTTCTGGCATTTCATTCAGTTTCACAAATTGGATATATAATTACTGCCATAGGAGTAGGACTTGCAGCAGATAAATCTGTGGCTGTTCTTGGAACTATGGGAGGGTTATACCATATGTTTAACCATGCTACATTTAAAAGCTTATTATTTTTATGTGCAGGAGCTGTCTTATATACCACAGGGACTACTGATTTAACTAAACTAGGCGGTCTTGCAAAAAAGATGCCTTTTACTGCTGCAGTATTTTTAATTGGGGCACTTTCTATAAGCGGTATTCCTCCATTTAACGGCTTTGTATCAAAATGGCTTATATATCAGGCTACCTATGAAGCAGGCTATGCTCCGGTAACTATAATAGCACTATTGGTATCGGTTATGACGCTGGCTTCTTTTGTAAAGGTTGCACAGTCAGTATTTTTCGGACAGATGCCTAAGGAGATGGATAATGTTAAAGAGATCCCAATGCTTATGAGAATACCTATGGGAATCTTAGCATTGATATGTATAATTTCCGGAATTGCACCTGGAGCTGTTTCAAATTATATTATTGAACCTGCAGCATATGCAGTTTATAACATAGGTGATTATATTGATGTTATGTTTACAAAAGGTTATGCAGCTAAAATGTTTAATAAGGTGATCCCGGTTCCAAAGATGGATTATGCACTGGCAGGCTACTGGAAACCTGAAGCATGGCTGGCACTGTTCTTTGTTATACTAATAGGATTCATATTTGCTGCATCATTAAATTTAAAATCCACCAGAATAAATATGGTGGAATCAGGTAACGAGCATGATGACAGATACTCCTCCTTTACTGGTGGAGAAAAAGATGAATTTAATCAGATTGGCGCTCATGATTTGTTTTGGGGATTTAAGCATGAATTAAGGGGTTACTTTGGATTTATGCATAATATTCACAGCGGTGTAGTTAACGATTATGCTCTATGGGTGGTTGCAACTTTAGCATTCTTGTCAATTTACCTGTTTGCTGTGTTATAG
- a CDS encoding complex I subunit 1 family protein, with protein MKIVETLFYILIFPGLLFSISFGLILSGIDRKVVAKMQRRIGPPLLQPVYDFIKLTAKESIIPKNAAKNAFLWAPIIGLISVISIPLFIPMFGYTFIPAAADMIVIIYLLTIPALALIIGGSSSGSPFAGIGISREMVTMLSYELPLVIILLAIGAKVGFASGGNVTFSLSKIYEYQSASGPLITKVAMIPAAIAFLLIIPAEVGSVPFDVAEAETEICEGPLVEYSGFNLALYKLTQSVKMLVMSSLFIALFLGGRGFGNFFANILLLILLAILVVVISISFSKAIFARIKIEQTLKFFWTIPTGLSLLSLIMAYARF; from the coding sequence ATGAAAATAGTTGAAACTTTGTTTTACATTTTAATATTTCCGGGACTTCTCTTTAGCATAAGCTTTGGATTAATCTTATCCGGCATTGACAGAAAAGTGGTTGCAAAAATGCAAAGAAGAATAGGACCTCCTTTACTGCAGCCAGTATATGATTTTATAAAGCTAACTGCTAAGGAGAGTATTATACCTAAAAATGCTGCTAAAAATGCATTTTTATGGGCTCCCATTATAGGACTGATTAGTGTAATTTCAATTCCATTATTTATTCCTATGTTCGGGTATACATTTATTCCTGCAGCTGCTGATATGATAGTAATAATTTATCTTCTCACCATTCCAGCACTTGCTTTAATAATTGGAGGGTCTTCATCAGGATCTCCTTTTGCTGGTATTGGAATTTCAAGGGAAATGGTTACAATGCTGTCCTATGAGCTTCCATTAGTTATTATACTTCTTGCTATTGGAGCCAAAGTTGGATTTGCAAGCGGCGGAAATGTAACATTTTCACTAAGTAAAATATATGAATATCAGTCTGCATCAGGTCCATTAATAACTAAAGTTGCAATGATACCTGCTGCCATAGCCTTTTTATTGATAATACCAGCTGAGGTTGGAAGTGTACCATTTGATGTGGCAGAAGCTGAAACAGAAATATGTGAAGGACCTCTTGTAGAATACAGCGGCTTTAATCTGGCTTTATATAAGCTGACTCAGTCAGTAAAAATGCTGGTTATGTCAAGCTTGTTTATAGCACTATTTCTTGGAGGAAGGGGTTTTGGAAACTTCTTTGCTAATATACTGCTGTTAATTTTACTTGCAATTTTAGTTGTAGTTATATCTATATCTTTTTCAAAAGCTATTTTTGCAAGAATAAAAATAGAACAAACTTTAAAATTTTTCTGGACTATTCCAACTGGTCTTTCTTTATTAAGCTTAATAATGGCCTATGCAAGATTTTAA